One genomic window of Solanum dulcamara chromosome 12, daSolDulc1.2, whole genome shotgun sequence includes the following:
- the LOC129877868 gene encoding uncharacterized protein LOC129877868, producing MEEDPKLKFIANSIQVVKESFSSDISEMRYMLKEVVGHVMALGSQNGTPVAATPQPHQTTEVYGGHAMEPPTLCHKPASVELGRFHGVNPESWVFQADYFELYGITEDHKLILASFYLDGDALEWYRWLFRNKQLFNWEHFTEKLLVRF from the coding sequence ATGGAAGAAGACCCAAAGCTCAAGTTCATCGCAAACTCCATACAGGTGGTGAAAGAGTCATTCTCGAGTGACATCTCTGAGATGCGATATATGTTAAAAGAAGTTGTAGGTCACGTGATGGCACTAGGTTCTCAGAATGGTACTCCTGTAGCGGCAACACCTCAACCACATCAAACTACTGAAGTTTATGGAGGTCATGCCATGGAACCTCCTACTTTATGCCACAAACCTGCTTCGGTTGAATTAGGACGATTCCATGGAGTGAATCCTGAATCATGGGTTTTTCAAGCAGATTACTTTGAATTATATGGAATCACAGAAGATCACAAGTTAATACTAGCCTCGTTCTACTTGGATGGCGATGCTTTGGAATGGTATCGATGGCTTTTTCGCAACAAACAGTTATTTAATTGGGAGCATTTTACTGAGAAACTGTTGGTTAGATTTTAA
- the LOC129877445 gene encoding uncharacterized protein At1g05835-like, with protein METIVKLSITLLLLTLLSKGVCSCGLNDITIGTIRSGREIMGKPEWNVVVVNNCDNCPMNKLLLSCNGFQTTEPVDPAIFKPVGNNTCSVNNGNSIPPKYTVKFSYAWDPPFFLRQTSVNTSC; from the exons ATGGAAACCATTGTTAAGCTTTCTATCACTCTCCTTCTCCTTACACTTCTTAGCAAAG GTGTTTGTAGTTGTGGTTTGAACGATATAACAATTGGAACAATAAGGAGTGGAAGAGAAATAATGGGAAAGCCAGAGTGGAATGTGGTTGTGGTGAACAATTGTGATAATTGCCCCATGAATAAATTGTTATTGTCTTGCAATGGTTTTCAGACAACTGAACCAGTGGATCCAGCTATTTTCAAGCCTGTGGGAAACAACACATGTAGTGTCAACAATGGCAATTCCATACCACCAAAGTATACTGTCAAGTTCTCTTATGCTTGGGATCCTCCTTTTTTCCTTAGGCAAACTTCTGTTAATACTTCCTGTTGA